The Acidobacteriota bacterium genome has a segment encoding these proteins:
- a CDS encoding TldD/PmbA family protein — translation MTDKLFSVEDIPRRRFLELGLKGGIALAAAPSLLRGALAGQAPSRPQFAFEDLNRVIRRALAKGGEFGEIYIENRVSRSILLEEGKFKSAVFGISQGAGVRVISGDKTGYAYTDDLTLDAFLRAADVASYVARGAKAVKPVDVREGKRPSYITVKVPLQAVADEKRLEIMKRAHDAALAYDPRIKMASIDYYDEVRGRTIANSEGLYLRDELPLLFFIVQALAAGDGTSHMGRERLSRHAGIEMFDELRPEDAARNCARESIVMLGAKDAPAGKMDVVMQNGWGGVLAHEAVGHPLEGDNIARETGVFVGKLGQQVAGPKFTMVDDGTLPCFRGTTNWDDEGTPMKRNVLIQDGKLVKYMTDILSAKQIRAERTGNGRRESFRYMPIVRMTNTFIEKGTDKPADILASTKSGIYVQSLSGGSVNPTDGVFNFTCREAYLIENGKKTTPVKGATLIGSCLDVIRGVDAVGDDLDFGPGICGKGQAAEVTAGQPTVRIRGINVGGSRAR, via the coding sequence ATGACCGACAAGCTCTTTTCCGTCGAAGACATCCCCCGGCGCAGGTTCCTGGAGCTCGGCCTGAAGGGCGGCATCGCCCTGGCCGCGGCGCCGTCGCTGCTGCGCGGCGCCCTGGCCGGGCAGGCGCCGTCGCGCCCGCAGTTCGCGTTCGAGGACCTGAACCGGGTCATCCGGCGCGCCCTGGCCAAGGGCGGCGAGTTCGGCGAGATCTACATCGAGAACCGCGTCTCGCGCTCGATCCTCCTCGAGGAGGGCAAGTTCAAGAGCGCCGTCTTCGGCATCAGCCAGGGCGCGGGCGTCCGGGTCATATCCGGGGACAAGACGGGCTACGCCTACACCGACGACCTGACCCTGGACGCCTTCCTGCGCGCGGCCGACGTCGCCTCGTACGTCGCCCGCGGGGCCAAGGCCGTCAAGCCGGTCGACGTCAGGGAAGGCAAGCGGCCGTCGTACATCACGGTCAAGGTCCCGCTCCAGGCGGTGGCCGACGAGAAGCGCCTCGAGATCATGAAGCGGGCCCACGACGCGGCCCTGGCCTACGACCCCCGGATCAAGATGGCCTCGATCGACTACTACGACGAGGTCCGCGGCCGGACGATCGCCAACAGCGAAGGCCTCTACTTGAGGGACGAGCTGCCGCTCCTGTTCTTCATCGTCCAGGCCCTGGCCGCGGGCGACGGCACGTCCCACATGGGGCGCGAGCGCCTGAGCCGGCACGCCGGGATCGAGATGTTCGACGAGCTCCGGCCCGAGGACGCGGCCCGGAACTGCGCCCGCGAGTCCATCGTCATGCTCGGGGCCAAGGACGCGCCGGCGGGCAAGATGGACGTCGTCATGCAGAACGGCTGGGGCGGGGTCCTTGCCCACGAGGCCGTCGGGCACCCGCTCGAGGGCGACAACATCGCCCGCGAGACCGGCGTCTTCGTCGGCAAGCTCGGACAGCAGGTGGCCGGCCCGAAATTCACGATGGTGGACGACGGCACCCTGCCCTGCTTCCGCGGCACGACCAACTGGGACGACGAGGGCACGCCCATGAAGCGCAATGTCCTCATCCAGGACGGCAAGCTGGTCAAGTACATGACCGACATCCTCTCGGCCAAGCAGATCAGGGCGGAGCGCACCGGCAACGGCCGGCGCGAGTCGTTCCGCTACATGCCGATCGTCCGCATGACCAACACCTTCATCGAGAAGGGGACGGACAAGCCGGCCGACATCCTGGCCTCGACGAAGAGCGGCATCTACGTCCAGAGCCTGAGCGGCGGCAGCGTCAACCCCACGGACGGCGTCTTCAACTTCACCTGCCGCGAGGCCTACCTGATCGAGAACGGGAAGAAGACGACCCCGGTCAAGGGGGCGACGCTCATCGGCAGCTGCCTCGACGTCATCCGGGGCGTGGACGCGGTCGGTGACGACCTGGACTTCGGGCCGGGCATCTGCGGCAAGGGACAGGCGGCCGAGGTCACGGCCGGGCAGCCCACGGTCAGGATCCGGGGCATCAACGTCGGCGGCTCGCGGGCCAGATAA
- a CDS encoding PIG-L family deacetylase, which translates to MMKRAWPALTALATVSVLFLFRPAWPGASPADDGKPRIICIGAHPDDAESGAAGTAALWIARGCHVKFVSVTNGDIGHWRDSGPELARRRKAEVEHGAKIVGYEFEVLDNHDGELQPTLENRRAITRLIREWRADVVITHRPNDYHPDHRYTSVLVQDSAYMVTVPKFCPEVPALKTNPVFLYFSDDFRKPYSFQADIAVGIDAVMDKKLEVMLGMVSQFYEGGVSGSPELLTNDPAKQKERWQALRKHFIDGDMEVADRFRRSLEAWYGREQAAKIRCAEAFEISEYGRTPDKAEIMRLFPFY; encoded by the coding sequence ATGATGAAACGAGCATGGCCGGCGCTGACGGCTCTGGCCACGGTGTCCGTCCTCTTCCTCTTTCGGCCGGCCTGGCCGGGCGCGTCCCCGGCCGACGACGGCAAGCCGCGGATCATCTGCATCGGCGCCCACCCCGACGACGCCGAATCCGGGGCGGCCGGGACCGCGGCCCTCTGGATCGCCAGGGGCTGTCACGTCAAGTTCGTGTCCGTGACCAACGGCGACATCGGCCACTGGCGGGACTCGGGCCCGGAGCTGGCCCGGCGCCGCAAAGCCGAGGTCGAGCACGGCGCCAAGATCGTCGGCTACGAGTTCGAGGTCCTCGACAACCACGACGGCGAGCTGCAGCCGACGCTCGAGAACCGCAGGGCGATCACCCGGCTGATCCGGGAGTGGAGGGCCGACGTCGTCATCACCCACCGGCCGAACGACTATCACCCCGACCACCGCTACACCAGCGTCCTCGTCCAGGACTCGGCCTACATGGTGACCGTGCCCAAGTTCTGCCCCGAGGTCCCGGCCCTGAAGACCAACCCCGTCTTTCTCTATTTCTCGGACGACTTCCGGAAGCCCTACTCGTTCCAGGCCGACATCGCGGTCGGCATCGACGCGGTCATGGACAAGAAGCTGGAGGTCATGCTCGGCATGGTCTCGCAGTTCTACGAGGGGGGCGTCAGCGGCTCGCCCGAGCTCCTGACGAACGATCCCGCGAAGCAGAAGGAGCGCTGGCAGGCCCTCCGCAAGCACTTCATCGACGGGGACATGGAGGTCGCTGACAGGTTCCGGCGCAGCCTCGAGGCCTGGTACGGCCGCGAACAGGCGGCCAAGATCCGCTGCGCGGAGGCCTTCGAGATCTCCGAGTACGGCCGCACGCCCGACAAGGCCGAGATCATGCGGCTCTTCCCGTTCTATTGA
- a CDS encoding L-2-amino-thiazoline-4-carboxylic acid hydrolase: MSHANPGDGRRRFLTEALPAGALFCLGCRGLTAAVQKPGYLEDSGMTAEAVFRFSYEYLVPVLESMGKDVGREKLLELLKKGAAERYSRMVTAMAKGYPSRDLKSFVKMMDAMMAAVPIYRKAFAYEVTELTDTVCETKYTVCLPAKLLREMSEADIGYALECSSSDPMVKAFDPRMSSSFLKNMMKGDSVCIERIVLAA; encoded by the coding sequence ATGTCGCATGCCAATCCCGGTGACGGCCGGCGGCGTTTTCTGACCGAGGCGCTGCCGGCGGGGGCGTTGTTCTGCCTGGGCTGCAGGGGCCTCACGGCGGCTGTCCAGAAGCCCGGGTACTTGGAGGACTCCGGCATGACCGCGGAGGCCGTATTCAGGTTCTCTTACGAGTACCTCGTGCCCGTCCTGGAGTCCATGGGGAAAGACGTCGGGAGGGAAAAACTCCTGGAGCTCCTGAAAAAGGGGGCGGCCGAGCGCTATTCTCGGATGGTCACCGCCATGGCCAAGGGCTACCCGAGCCGCGACCTGAAGTCGTTCGTGAAGATGATGGACGCGATGATGGCCGCCGTGCCCATCTATCGGAAGGCCTTTGCCTACGAGGTCACCGAGCTCACGGACACGGTGTGCGAGACGAAGTATACGGTCTGCCTGCCGGCCAAGCTCCTTCGGGAAATGAGCGAGGCGGATATCGGCTATGCCCTCGAATGCTCTTCCTCCGACCCCATGGTCAAAGCCTTCGATCCCAGGATGTCCTCGTCCTTCCTGAAGAACATGATGAAGGGCGACAGCGTCTGCATCGAACGCATCGTCCTGGCAGCCTGA
- a CDS encoding beta-propeller fold lactonase family protein, producing MKYPLICALGLGLLACSFAACGSAGNDEEPPPATVYKYYAYVSNSWSNNVTAFAVNTGTGALTEVAGSPFAVGPVPRSIGIDPAGKFAFVANDYPNNVSAFAIDAATGGLTAVAGSPFAAGTSPRSVAVAPSGKFVYVGNVYSNNVTAFAIQAGTGALTEISGSPFGVGGGSIAILPSGTFAYVLSGGNISASAVDTNTGALTEISGSPFAAGNVPISIAVDPSGKFLYIADNGLSGSISAFSIDTGTGGLTAVPGSPFAVGGPPSSITVDPSGKFAYVTESILPVSSGVAAFSINATSGALTEVAGSPFNAGSGSIAVACDPSGKFIYVANYGSDDVSVFAVNAATGALTAATGSPFAAGDAPWSVVVIRIAQ from the coding sequence ATGAAATATCCGCTGATCTGCGCTCTTGGCCTGGGATTGCTGGCGTGCTCCTTCGCGGCCTGCGGATCGGCAGGGAACGACGAGGAACCCCCTCCGGCAACGGTCTACAAGTATTACGCCTATGTGTCGAATAGTTGGTCGAACAATGTCACCGCCTTTGCGGTCAACACGGGCACGGGCGCGTTGACGGAGGTGGCCGGTTCTCCGTTTGCCGTGGGGCCCGTGCCGCGTTCGATCGGGATCGACCCCGCCGGCAAGTTCGCTTTTGTCGCGAATGATTATCCCAACAACGTCTCGGCCTTCGCCATCGATGCCGCCACGGGCGGCCTGACCGCTGTGGCCGGCTCGCCTTTTGCCGCAGGCACCAGCCCTCGCTCCGTGGCGGTCGCTCCCTCCGGCAAGTTCGTCTATGTGGGCAATGTCTATTCCAACAACGTTACCGCCTTCGCGATCCAGGCGGGTACCGGCGCATTGACGGAAATCAGCGGCTCGCCCTTTGGCGTCGGAGGGGGCTCTATCGCTATCCTCCCCTCCGGAACGTTCGCTTACGTACTCAGCGGGGGGAATATCTCGGCTTCAGCCGTCGATACGAATACCGGCGCGCTGACGGAGATCAGCGGCTCGCCCTTTGCCGCGGGAAATGTGCCTATCTCCATCGCGGTCGACCCCTCCGGCAAGTTCCTCTACATCGCGGATAATGGATTGTCGGGGAGCATATCCGCCTTTTCGATCGACACGGGCACGGGCGGACTGACCGCTGTGCCCGGCTCGCCCTTTGCCGTGGGCGGGCCGCCGAGCTCTATCACGGTCGATCCTTCCGGGAAATTCGCCTACGTGACGGAATCGATCTTGCCCGTCAGCTCAGGCGTCGCCGCTTTCAGCATCAATGCTACCTCGGGAGCGCTGACCGAAGTGGCCGGCTCGCCGTTCAACGCCGGGAGCGGGTCCATAGCCGTCGCCTGCGACCCTTCGGGCAAGTTCATTTACGTGGCGAATTACGGTTCGGACGATGTTTCGGTCTTTGCCGTCAATGCCGCGACGGGCGCGTTGACGGCGGCAACGGGCTCGCCTTTCGCGGCGGGCGATGCCCCGTGGTCAGTAGTCGTTATCCGGATTGCCCAGTAG
- a CDS encoding TonB-dependent receptor, with translation MTPNAQAVVCLLAELVCVSLGFAGPAAQDQGWRVEGIVLDADGAAIPGAEITVRTEDWSAESVSDLKGKFRFEGVPRNKGTVSVRAAGFDDFGQSWIAGRNGRAHIEVVLTVKAVRREVTVTATRTEVRVGDTPASVVVLTTEELSTTAAFGIDDVLRQVPGFSLFRRSGSRTANPSSQGASLRGIGASGPSRAVVLRDGIPLNDPFGGWVYWDRVPRASINSIEVLRGGSSHLYGTGALSGVINILTRPTAYSGAWIEPAFGNELTPSVSLTSGLISGKWAVTASGEAFGTAGYVLTAPEDRGSVDTRASSRHQALDLTVRRSFSPEAGLFARVSLFGESRKNGTPQQNNDTGIGELALGGDWPTPGGGKMSWRLFGGRQVFNQTFSAVAADRNSEELTRRDRIPSRQAGASGQWTRPVGTTQTLVLGIETRLINGRSDQTGFSAGSPVDVVDVGGSQWTVGLYAEHLLLLGSRWILTTGLRADEWRNYRGSSTERSLALIEESTLTLFGSRSEKALSPRVALQFKAGENLRINASAYAAFRAPTLYELYRSFRVGNIVTLPNSELRAERLAGGELGTNLTGFRGRAALRATLFWSEISRPIANITLTVAPDLITRKRMNLGMTRSRGVELEGEARLSRTLDLSVGLQLVDARVVSFSANPLLEGLRVPQVPRRQLTFQARYTTQGGWIVSAQGRAIGAQFEDDRNLLPLAGFLTLDLYFARRVQAGLEFFASAENLFNRRYEVALTPFRVLGPPLLWRVGAKLGLGRPL, from the coding sequence GTGACGCCCAATGCCCAGGCCGTCGTTTGTCTTCTGGCTGAGCTTGTCTGCGTATCCTTGGGGTTCGCCGGTCCGGCCGCTCAAGATCAGGGATGGCGCGTAGAGGGGATCGTCCTCGACGCCGACGGCGCGGCGATTCCCGGCGCTGAGATCACGGTGCGGACCGAAGACTGGTCTGCCGAGAGCGTGAGCGATCTCAAGGGGAAGTTCCGCTTCGAGGGAGTCCCGCGGAATAAGGGGACAGTTTCGGTCCGGGCGGCCGGATTCGACGATTTTGGGCAAAGCTGGATCGCCGGTCGGAACGGCCGGGCGCACATCGAGGTCGTCCTGACCGTCAAGGCCGTCAGGCGTGAGGTCACGGTGACGGCCACCCGGACCGAGGTCCGAGTGGGCGACACGCCGGCGAGCGTCGTGGTGTTGACGACGGAGGAATTGTCCACGACGGCGGCGTTCGGCATCGATGACGTCCTCCGCCAGGTCCCCGGGTTCAGCTTATTCCGCCGTTCGGGAAGCCGCACCGCGAACCCGAGCTCCCAGGGAGCATCCTTGCGAGGCATCGGGGCCAGCGGGCCGAGTCGGGCCGTCGTTCTGAGGGACGGGATCCCGCTGAACGATCCATTCGGCGGCTGGGTCTACTGGGACCGTGTCCCGCGCGCCTCCATCAACTCCATCGAGGTGTTGCGCGGCGGCTCATCCCACCTGTACGGAACGGGGGCTCTCAGCGGCGTGATCAACATCCTCACCCGCCCCACGGCCTATTCGGGAGCTTGGATCGAGCCGGCCTTCGGGAACGAACTAACGCCCAGCGTTTCCCTGACGTCGGGCCTGATCTCGGGGAAATGGGCCGTGACCGCCTCCGGGGAAGCTTTCGGTACGGCCGGATATGTCCTCACTGCCCCTGAAGACCGAGGTTCTGTGGACACGAGGGCGTCCTCCCGGCACCAGGCCCTGGATCTCACCGTTCGAAGATCGTTTTCGCCGGAGGCGGGCCTCTTCGCCCGGGTCTCGCTCTTTGGCGAATCGCGGAAGAACGGCACTCCGCAGCAGAACAATGATACCGGGATCGGAGAGCTCGCCCTGGGCGGAGATTGGCCGACACCTGGCGGAGGAAAGATGTCCTGGCGGCTCTTCGGGGGCCGGCAGGTCTTCAACCAGACGTTTTCGGCGGTAGCGGCGGATCGGAATAGCGAGGAATTGACGCGCCGTGATCGTATCCCCTCCCGGCAGGCCGGCGCCAGCGGACAATGGACGCGTCCTGTAGGAACCACACAGACCCTCGTGCTTGGCATCGAAACCCGGCTGATCAATGGCCGCAGCGATCAAACCGGGTTCTCCGCGGGTTCTCCCGTCGATGTCGTCGACGTAGGAGGAAGCCAGTGGACGGTCGGTCTTTACGCGGAACATCTCCTTCTCCTCGGCTCCCGATGGATCCTTACGACAGGGTTGCGCGCGGACGAGTGGAGGAACTACCGGGGATCTTCGACAGAGCGCTCCCTGGCCCTCATCGAGGAGTCTACCCTCACGCTTTTCGGCAGCCGATCGGAGAAGGCTCTGAGTCCCCGTGTGGCCCTGCAGTTCAAGGCGGGGGAAAACCTGAGGATCAACGCCTCCGCTTACGCCGCGTTCCGGGCCCCGACGCTCTACGAACTGTACCGCTCGTTCCGGGTCGGGAATATCGTCACCCTTCCCAACAGCGAGTTGAGGGCGGAGCGGCTGGCGGGAGGCGAGCTCGGGACGAACCTGACCGGGTTTCGGGGCCGGGCCGCGTTGCGGGCAACCCTTTTCTGGAGCGAGATCTCGCGCCCGATCGCCAATATCACCCTGACCGTCGCACCCGATCTGATCACCCGAAAGCGGATGAACTTGGGGATGACGCGCTCCCGGGGGGTGGAACTGGAAGGAGAGGCGCGGCTGTCAAGAACCCTCGATCTTTCCGTTGGCTTGCAGCTGGTCGACGCCCGGGTTGTCAGCTTTTCCGCCAACCCGCTCCTGGAAGGCTTGCGCGTCCCGCAGGTCCCCCGGCGACAGCTCACCTTTCAGGCTCGCTATACGACTCAGGGAGGATGGATCGTCAGTGCGCAGGGACGCGCGATCGGCGCTCAGTTTGAAGACGATCGAAACCTGCTTCCTCTGGCCGGATTCTTGACCCTGGACCTTTATTTTGCGAGAAGGGTCCAGGCCGGGCTGGAGTTCTTCGCTTCGGCCGAGAACCTGTTCAACCGGAGGTATGAGGTAGCCCTGACCCCCTTTCGTGTTCTGGGCCCGCCGCTCCTCTGGCGCGTCGGGGCCAAGCTGGGTTTAGGGCGGCCGCTTTAG
- a CDS encoding PQQ-binding-like beta-propeller repeat protein, translated as MAIFQTRECGPSQTNPLVYNGVMYITTTHTTVALDAATGRRLWEYVWKPKDKENYFTSRGAAIKDGLVVRGMPDGYLVALDAATGALRWERPIASPKDGEFLSAPPLIAGNRIIMGPAGSDWGAKGWVGAFSLSDGTPLWKFNTVPDPGEPGAETWGKDPDVLAHGGGNVWTPLSLDSARGLVYVPIGNPAPDLYDNLRPGDNLYTCSMVALDVNTGKLSWYYQAVPHDTHDWDLTQVSPLFTTKVRGVQRELVAVAGKDGLLRVIDRVSHALLYSVPFTRRENVDVPVTANPVHVFPGAVGGEEWSGPAYNHITDMLYVPSVEYGCTYVKAQDAPVLGGQNPFYLGGTFTLDPWEQSRGSLTAFDAATGKERWTYHSGAPMLAGVCTTSGGLVFTGEHGQDFMALDARTGEVLFRFNTGGPVGGGVVSYSVKGKQYVAAISGFVSGNFGNLGGGTTTVIIFTL; from the coding sequence GTGGCCATCTTCCAGACAAGGGAATGCGGCCCGTCACAGACCAATCCGCTTGTCTACAACGGCGTCATGTACATCACGACGACGCACACGACCGTGGCCCTGGATGCCGCGACGGGCCGGAGGCTCTGGGAATACGTTTGGAAGCCCAAAGACAAGGAGAATTACTTCACCAGCCGCGGGGCGGCGATCAAGGATGGCTTGGTCGTCCGCGGCATGCCCGACGGCTACCTGGTCGCCCTGGACGCGGCGACGGGGGCGCTGCGATGGGAACGTCCGATCGCTTCCCCGAAGGACGGCGAATTCCTCAGCGCTCCCCCTCTCATCGCCGGAAACCGTATCATCATGGGGCCGGCCGGATCGGATTGGGGGGCCAAGGGCTGGGTCGGAGCTTTTAGCCTCTCCGACGGAACGCCGCTTTGGAAGTTCAACACCGTTCCCGATCCCGGCGAACCCGGCGCGGAGACATGGGGCAAGGACCCGGACGTTCTGGCCCACGGCGGCGGTAACGTCTGGACCCCTCTCTCCCTTGACAGCGCCAGGGGATTGGTTTACGTGCCGATCGGCAATCCGGCGCCGGACCTCTATGACAACTTGCGCCCGGGGGACAACCTTTACACATGTTCCATGGTCGCCCTGGACGTGAACACCGGCAAGCTGAGCTGGTACTACCAGGCCGTCCCGCACGATACCCACGATTGGGACCTCACCCAGGTGAGCCCTCTCTTTACGACCAAGGTCCGGGGCGTCCAGCGGGAGCTCGTCGCGGTCGCCGGCAAGGACGGACTGCTTCGCGTCATCGACCGCGTCAGCCACGCCCTGCTCTATTCGGTCCCGTTTACCCGGCGCGAGAACGTCGACGTCCCCGTCACCGCCAATCCCGTGCATGTCTTTCCCGGCGCGGTGGGCGGCGAGGAATGGAGCGGCCCCGCGTATAACCATATCACGGACATGCTCTACGTCCCCTCGGTGGAGTACGGTTGTACTTACGTAAAGGCCCAGGACGCCCCCGTTCTTGGAGGCCAGAATCCCTTCTATCTAGGGGGGACGTTCACCCTTGACCCTTGGGAACAATCCCGCGGCTCACTCACGGCCTTTGACGCCGCAACCGGAAAGGAGCGCTGGACCTATCATTCCGGCGCGCCCATGCTGGCCGGGGTCTGCACGACCTCGGGCGGGCTGGTCTTCACGGGCGAGCACGGGCAGGATTTCATGGCACTCGACGCGCGCACGGGCGAAGTCCTTTTCCGGTTCAACACGGGCGGCCCGGTCGGCGGCGGCGTCGTCAGCTATTCGGTCAAGGGCAAACAGTATGTGGCCGCGATCTCCGGTTTTGTCTCGGGGAATTTCGGGAACCTTGGGGGCGGCACGACGACGGTGATCATCTTCACCCTTTGA